One window of the Triticum dicoccoides isolate Atlit2015 ecotype Zavitan chromosome 3B, WEW_v2.0, whole genome shotgun sequence genome contains the following:
- the LOC119275960 gene encoding sec-independent protein translocase protein TATC, chloroplastic-like, with the protein MGSAGALLSHPPPQLGSILLRRHHISLPHLSSCMPEPLHCRRRHLRCSAVEGSSRQDTNLPASQREESPSSSLGATLQDPLPGRVENGSFEGVTQEEDQSSLYNFLYPSKELLPDDKEMSIFDHLEELRARIFISVLAVGASIIGCFAFSKDIIKILEAPVSVQGVRFLQLSPGEFFFTTLKVSGYCGLLIGSPIILYEIIAFVLPGLTKDERKFLGPIVLGSSVLFYLGILFSYTVLAPAALNFFVNYAEGAVESIWSIDQYFEFVLVLLFSTGLSFQVPVIQLLLGQVGLVSSEQMLSIWRYVVVGAVVAAAVLTPSTDPLTQMLLAGPLLGLYLGGAWMVRLTGR; encoded by the exons ATGGGAAGCGCAGGAGCGCTGCTCTCCCACCCCCCACCGCAACTCGGCAGCATCCTCCTCCGTCGCCACCACATCTCTCTTCCCCATCTCTCCTCATGCATGCCCGAGcccctccactgccgccgccggcaccttcgCTGTTCCGCCGTTGAGGGGAGCAGCAGACAGGACACGAATTTGCCAGCGTCTCAAAGAGAAGAGTCTCCATCGAGCAGCCTCGGCGCCACCCTCCAAGATCCACTTCCAGGACGTG TCGAAAATGGTTCTTTTGAAGGTGTCACACAGGAAGAAGATCAGAGTAGTCTATATAATTTTCTTTATCCAAGCAAAGAGCTACTTCCAGATGATAAGGAAATGAGTATATTTGATCATCTAGAGGAACTTCGTGCGAGGATATTTATATCAGTATTGGCTGTTGGAGCTTCAATAATTGGTTGTTTTGCTTTCTCCAAAGATATAATTAAGATTCTTGAAGCGCCTGTTAGTGTTCAGGGTGTCAGATTTTTGCAGCTCTCCCCTGGAGAATTTTTCTTTACAACATTGAAG GTCTCTGGTTATTGTGGCCTCCTAATCGGAAGTCCTATAATTTTGTACGAGATCATAGCATTTGTTCTCCCTGGTTTAACCAAGGATGAGCGGAAATTCCTAGGGCCCATTGTTTTGGGTTCTtcagttctgttctaccttggcatTTTATTCTCCTACACTGTTCTTGCTCCAGCAGCATTGAACTTCTTCGTGAATTATGCCGAAGGAGCGGTTGAATCGATATGGTCAATAGACCAGTACTTTGAGTTCGTACTTGTGCTTCTGTTCAGCACAGGATTATCCTTTCAG GTTCCTGTGATCCAGCTGTTGCTGGGGCAAGTTGGACTGGTTTCCAGCGAACAAATGCTTTCAATCTGGAGGTATGTTGTTGTTGGTGCGGTGGTTGCTGCGGCTGTGCTTACGCCCTCGACTGATCCCTTGACTCAGATGCTTTTGGCGGGTCCACTGCTTGGTCTGTACTTGGGTGGTGCGTGGATGGTCAGGCTAACTGGGCGCTAA